In Scatophagus argus isolate fScaArg1 chromosome 3, fScaArg1.pri, whole genome shotgun sequence, the genomic stretch GAATTAAATGATGTAAAGTTTGTTCTAAAGGGCAATTCTGtttgagctaaaaaaaaaagtggtaaGGCCACATTTACTGTGGGAGTTTAAACCCTtagaccatttttttttcttcaaacgGAATCTCAGTGACTCAACATTGTTTTAAAGacttgcttttgtttaattttatagaacaaacacaatttctgttttgtgaaaaGGAAATTTTCACCCACACTAAATCACTTCCTATTGCCTTACTTGAGACTGCTGATCAGAGGTCCCTCCTCCTTCCACTCCACCGCCCTTGGTTGCCATGGTTTCTGAGCTGGAGTTCTGATTGGTTATCTCAGCCATTCTCTGTTCCATCTGCTCCAGGCGCTCCAAGATGGACATCCTGAATTGGGTATCTACAGAAATGAAGGTGGGACACATGGGGTTCTTAGCACTGGCTAGTTGTTAGCTACATTTAAGCAAATAAGTATTATGTTTTAGTAAATCCTACTTAGACAGgcttagagagagagagagagaggctctCCGTAGAATAAATCAGGACCGAAATCCAATAAATCCCCTTACAAATAATGGAAAGTTCAAAACCAAGTGTTTTTCTGCGAATGTGAAAGCATGCAGTGCCTCTAACAATAAATGTaggttttgtgtgtctgtgtgtgaatgtgacccTTTGTTTCAGCGCTGCTGCAGTTTTGCTGCAGTGCACATTATGTCATCCCACCTGCAACTCTCTCACTCAGTCtccctgtttttctcttctctcatttcacTCCTctacttttctttctgctgcctGCAGCACACAAACTGAGCTGAAAGGGTGAAGCCATCATGAGAGTGACACAAAGGCTCAGGCTCCTCCCTCTCCACTTTTCCAATCAGGAGAAGAGCAGAGTTCTCTGGAAACGCAGCttctttgaataaaaacaaaaacactccactACAAAAGCTGTGGGCATCCTTCATGACTGCCAAGTAACGTAGATTTCTGGTCACACAACCAGCAAGCATTTCTTACAGGAACATGgcactttaaaaacagaaaagcatgaTTGAGAAGACCACAGCTGGCAAATGCTTGGGGTTAAAATGATGTGGACATTATGATATCTGGAAGTCAAACAgtcatagaaaataaaaaataatcccTTTCAATCATCACTTATGATCCACTAGAAACGTTTGGTGGTGCCTGTATCTACAAAGACCCTGCCCTTTACCAATATTGctttcttattatttttgctgtgaagATGGCTAATTGCTTCGTCTCGTTCCAAGGTCGTAATGAGTAATGAGCAATCAACTATCTTTATGCTTACGGCACATTTAAATGCAGCCAACAAATCCTGCATTGAAAACCTTTAAACTAATACATTAAAATTTCATTCTAAAGATGACaaactttcatttaaattagGCAATTAAAGAGGGATGACATGGTCATTCAATTACCCTCCTTTACTGACAAGGGAACAAAACTAATTTGAAATATGCTTGTAAACTGACTTTCAAAGAggttttcaaaatgcatttctcTGCCTGCCATGCGTGCTACATGAGTCTGGATGCTGGAAGGTCAATACTGTCAAGGATGAAAAGGAATATAAGAAAGGCCACTAGAAGACTGGTAACCCCTCCtttaaaagtaaatttaaaTACACGTGTAATATATAGTATTTTataaattgttatttatttatcaattaAAAGAAATGGATTATAATTaaccagttaaaaaaaaagtttttgtggTCATGTGACACACTTCTATTAAAGCATAGCCTCTTTGGATTACACATCACTTACTGTTCACTTTTCAAAGTTAAGTTGATGAGTACTTGTAGTTGTGTACTTGGTATCCATTAATTTACCGAACAGTTTCAGCTGACACTTGTCCTATTCaaggtttattttaattattttttaattgaacaATGATTAATTTCAGTGGATTCAGTTCTGCACGTGTTCTGACCACTGACCAATCCTCTCACAGATTGAAGTGAAACAAACCAACACACGATTGCATTGCAAACCACGTTTTTTAAAACAGGCTGAGGAcacaagtttgtgtttgcaAAGCTAACAATAATTGATGCTGTTGCTTTgcctttaatttaaatcaaaccaCTGGTTAAATTCttaacattgattttttttttaaatgtacatttctgttttctactacagctttttatctttttttgtcacatgCACACTAATAATACTCTGTATATTGAAAAatcattcacatttttgttactccaaattaaaaagaaaaaagccccTTAGTCAAACCTAACTGGAAAATGATtcatcagacaaacaaacactatTAGCACAGGGTCCACATAGAGAAACCTTCAGTGAAAGTTAAACACGTAAAGTGCACATAAAGAACATTTGGGTATTAAGACTTTGGGTGATCAACAACAACCTGTCAGTGGTTGCAGGCCTGTTGTTATCAGGGCCCGTGCAGGAACCACATTAGCGTTAGTTGTTACAAGAGTCCAGCGGCGCTGTCCGTTCCTGATGGTGCTGAACCTGAACAGGTCGACCAGTAAGGCTAAACAAGCTTTTAAAGCATCAGGTCTGCAACATGAATcgatgaaaacaaacatgtagCGTGCAAACCAGGCTGAGGACTTGCAGCATTTTCTTTGTCTACAAGCGACAGAGTCTGGGCTACCACATGTATACCACAAACATCTACACTGAAACGTGAAAGGCGAGAGTAGTCCAAGGCTTTACAGCTATGAATTTAGCCAGCAGTCACCTTTATGGCTACAGcaccatgacaacaacaaactaacaaacacacaaacaaaaaaacattcagctaCAGACAACACACAGACCTGAAGTCCAGTACAAGAGCGCGTTTTGAAGTTAAGATCAGTTTAAAATCAAACAGGCTACGAACCCGAGCGgcgactctctctctctctctctctctctctctgtctctctctctgtctctctacctGCTGCGCTCTTTGTTCCCGCTTCGGCGCAACCGCGTTAGTTTGAAGTGTGCGACTCCCTCATTGCTACTCCAAGCGAGCAAAATACAACTAGTGTAagtgcagagagagggagagaaagggggagagggagacggagagaggaagagagagaaagagagaggggaggggagggggatcCAGTCTCCACGTTGTGTCTGGCAGAGCAGACGCGCTTCAAATCGGCCCGCCAGACTCGGAGCTGCGGGAGGCGCAGTCATCGGCACAaactcatcttatcttatctattaTCTGTGtctatgttgttgtttttttgccagGCAGTGAGGCTTTGGCGTACATTTAAATCCAAACAAAGGACGTGAGcgaaaataataataataataataataataataataataataataataataataataataaccagAGCGCATACACATCCAGGTCTCGGTATCACCACTGAAAGTCAAAGGGAGAGCCTAAATATAGCGACTGTGAGGCTGCACGGCACACTGACAGTGGTGTCCAACGTTTTTACCGTCAAGCGGACCGCGATTGTGCCAGTGATGTCCTTGCCCTTCACTCCAGCTCACAGCCAGCCTGCTGTGACTGGAGAGCCGCATTGCCGCATTGCGCAACGCAGAGACGGGGGCGAACACAGCAACACGGGACATGCCTGCTGAGGAGACCCGCGTGTTTCCCAGCTGCAGTTGCATCAGGagatatatttacacacacactcaaataaaTCCTCCTCCGGTGCTGTGCACATATCTGCAACCAATCCCCCAGAGCTGACTCAAAGAACATTTAATTGTCCTCTAACAACCTACAgcatgttttaatttgattcagCATCACTGAAATCTCTCTGGAACCACATTTAAAGCTCTAACAAAATAAACTAGTAGATTAAATAGAATTCTATTCAATATACAAACATTCACTACGGACTCCATAATAGATGACTGTGCCCCAAATTAGTCCAATAAGTCAAAGCCGAGATGAGGAGGATGGCAGGTGCATGTATACGCTCACACCTTTCACTGAACAGGTGTCACAACTGTTTCAGAGCTTGGATTCCTACTTGAATTATGTGCTTGTGGGCTAAGagcatcaacagaaaaaaagacagctgCATCCAGGCACAGAACAGCACAGTTCAGCAAAATTCAGCTAAACCCCATGCTGGTTAGTAAATCTGGGGCTGTAGTCAAAACATCTCATAACATGAAAAGGCAGCACAGTGACAGCCACACTCACTTTGACAGGTTTTCTCAAAGTTTTAGCAGATCAAAAATGACAGGGGGCTGGGTGTTAAGGTGgtacaaaaaagtaaaaatagaaaatactaAACTATACTTAaactaaaaacaataaatcGCACACACGCAATTCTCCAGACACGCATTTTGTTGATGGTTTTTGCTCTTTGTTGAGTAAATAACACCAGACAATAAGAGTGTAGCTGTGCATTCCGGTGtgcttaaaaaacacaacaacaaaaaacccagAAACAAATACTCTCACCATCAAGGGACAGCCAGTCATGCTGAGAAGACGGCAGAGCGGGCAGGTCACGCGCCTTGTATTCaaacaccacagaggaagagatgacCTCGCCACCCATAGCAACCTGAAGCATCACCAGTCCAGTGTCATGGGCTGGAAACAGACATCAGGTAAGGCGTTAGAGAGAAGTCAGAGCCGTAATTTCAGGGCAGTGTGTTAGTCATTATATGCAGTGAATGTCTAGGTCGCTTTTTCACAACGTGTGCCTGCACAACACTATTTGCACTGGAGTTTTCCCTTGATCACACTTAATGTAGCAGGATGTGACACTTACTGCACCAtcccaaaacacacaactgTGTTTCACTGAGTTCCTACTACACATTGTCCCTCCTGCGTTTCTCCTCAGTGTCCTTCTCTGTCAAGAAGGGTGTACAGCCACCATTGTTAGACCCTTTCTTTGAgcactgaaggaaaacagtttttctACAAAGTGCTTGTTATAGGGACTGGTGGGGTGACACCCAGGGGTACAGTTTACATCCAAAAATAAAGGAAGGTGTTTTTCCTGGTATGAGGCAGTGATaaggagtgtgtgttgtgtgagagtgtgtacgtgcacacacacacacacacacagcggcgTTACCTGGGCAGTAGCAGCGCAGCACCCCGGGCTGGATGAGAGCAGCAGGGACACTGATGTGGTCAAAGAGACAGCTGTACTCGCTGCTCGACTCCAACCACGGACCTGTGATCAGCACCTTGACTCCACCCTGCGGCACACAAACAGACGCCTCAGTCTAATATGACACAGTGTGGCTTCTGTGAGAGAATAAGGCACaatgtgagtgtctgtgtgaggaTGAGACATattactgcatgtatgtgcGTTTCATGTTCACGTAATTTATTTGTGCCGTCATGTATTTGCATACACAGACTGTCTTGTAAGTGTGTTTCTATCTTTACATTTCATCTGTCACTAAAAGCCTCAGAGACataaatttttgttttctattataaataaatctaaagTGGTAGATATTATAAGTTACCTCATTTACAAAGTGGTTATTCTTCTGCTAATGACAAATCTATGGGCGTAAAAGGCCTGTTAGCAGCCCCCAGAGGCTGTGTTTTGCGCCTCACATCTAAGTGGAAAGACGCAGTTTGAACCATCTGAACGGCACTGCCTTATGTTTTATCTAGTGTAGCTAAAAATAATGGATAAACATCATATTGTCCTCCAAAAATTTCATTAAGTTAGCGTAtacaaaaatgataaatgtatgatttttttaCAGCCATTTACAAGAATttagttggattttttttttttttttttggaaattgtAGTGCTCATATTTAGTTCATTCTAAATATTATACTATCACTGTTTCAGCCTTTGGAGaaaaactgcattgttttttCAAGAAACTAAAAAGTGTGGAATAATCGGCGTGATGTAACACTGATGAACCTCGGAGAAAGCTGCAGAAAAATATCAGCTAACCATGTGCAGACGCTGGAGATTTGGTTAGTTAATATAGTtcttttcaacagttttttcCACCAATGGTATTAATCACCTTTGGCAAGTAACTGTGTTTTTGAAAACGATAGTTGTAAGATGCTATGTTACCACAAGTTTCATCATAATTCAAGGACAGTCCTGGTGTCTGTGATATTATAAGTGGTACATGGGTAAATTAATGAAGCCACCCAGGGGAGTCAGTGTAACACTGAAATTTCATCAAAATTCCAATCATCTGACTCTGAGATATTCAGACTCCTTAATGACCACACAGCCAGGATGGCAGCCGCGGTACAAATTGTTCCAAGCTTGATTTCAGTGTTTAACATCAGTACAAGCTGTTAATGATGTCAATCATGTGGTGGAAGGACTGATTTTCCTGTGGGGAACAAtggcaaataaataataaatgataatcaCGTTGAGTTTACTAACCTCCGGATAAGACCACTCTGGGGAGTAGTCTGTCACACCAAACAGCCTCCCAGTCTCCTGGAGTAGTCCCAGAGCTCCCTGCTCCACCTCAGAGCCTGGCAGGTGGCCTGGTCCTGCACCCTGCTCCTCTCCCGCTGCCCCTTCCTGGGGCATTAGAACCCCAGTGACAGCTGAACCCACCCCACCTCCTGACCCCTCAACTGAGATGAAATCATTGATGAGATCAGAGAACTGGCTTCCAAATGAGGCCTCAAAGCCTTCCAGGCTGATGGCTGCTCCTGCCCCAGCTGTTGTAGCTGACACCCCCCCTCCTTGCTGAGGAAGAGGTGAGCTGTAGAGCGCCCCCTCGATACTTGCACCAGCAGCTATAGATTGAGGACTGGCCACCACTGAACTGCTGGCCCCTGATAAGCTTACACCATTACAGAGAATCTCattttcccctcctccacctcctccgcctcctcctcctgcccctgctgctgctgctgctgcaccacctcccccaccttcctctcctccttcattGTCATCTGTGGGTTGCAGGTAGCGCTCGGCGTCAACACTTGTGTAGGCCTCATGAGGATCCCCAGGCTTGAGTAGTAACTCCCCTCCATTTTCAGAAGCCTTGTCTAAGCCCGCGACCTCTCGATGTCTCCTGCTGCCTGACTGGTCGACGGCCGTATCCTGTGGTGTTAAAGGAAAAGAGCCCACTGCTGCTCCTTGTCCATTCCTTCCACACAGGCCCTGATGTTCTGGGCTGGCTTGGTGGAGGTGTGTATGTGGGTCTCCATTGGTGACCGGAGAGTCTGTTGACACTGTGGCCAGGCCTATGTAAGCCTGGGCCTCGCCTGATTCCTGGGCCGCCTCAGCACCATTGGTCTGGAGTTGGGAGGGCTGGCTCGTCTGGGGCGAGGCCTGGAGGAAGAGGCTGGGGGAGGGGTGGTGTGCAGGCTGGGTCAGACTCGGGACGCAGGCTGACGACATGACAGCGCTGAAGTCCATCTGCTCCAGGGTGGTGCTGGGGCTGAGACCTGTCCCTTCTCCTACATAGCTACTCTGAGCGGCCAGTGGCTGCTCGAGGGGTGtagtttctgttttaatgttgttgacAAGAGCTGGGTTGTAGACAAAACCGTTAGAAGAACAGTGGAGTCCTCCATCATCACCATTACAGCCCTCTGtcttccctccacctcctccataCGTCTGGCCCTGCTTGGGATTGTTGAGGAAGCAATCAGGGTCAAAAGTCATGGTGGTCTCAGGAAGGCTGACTCCTCCACCTGAGTCTAGAGTGCTGGATAGAACCaattctcctccctcccctaAGCCCACGCCACCGGGAAACGAGGCAAACCTCTGGTTTTCAGGGGCAACAGCCAACAAGATGCCAGCAGTAGTGCTTTCGTGGGCAGATGTCAGCAGGTGGGTGTGGCCGGCAGAGTAAACCGAATCCCCAGTCAGTGTGGTGACTTCAGACATGAACACAGCTGTGCTCTGTGACAAGCCAGCCCCGATGGTGAGAGCAGGACTGTCAGCCATGTCGCTGGTGATTGATAACGGGGAGCTCTGGGTGGTGTCAGGGACCTCCACCTGGTTGGTGGATGTAGATGAGGACACTTCCATGCTGCTTTGTGGGAGTAGGGAGGGTTTGGTAATCCTGccattcctcctctctcctgcacCTGCTCTGCTTCGCCCCCCTCCAGGACTGGGTTCTGTCTGGCCCTCTGACACATCACTGTTCTGGACCTCTGTGCCATCTACTTCCTCAGCTCTCTGGCCTGCTGCTACGCCGGTACccactgcagctccacctcctgctgctgcccctGACTCCTGCTTGGATGAGATTATGCGCTGCTTGACACTGGAACATTTCTGATGCAGGCTGCTTCCAGCACCTGGCAGACAAGACAGCCAAACAAAGGAAACAGCTTTAGAGACAATGTGTGCtatcttcatttcctctccatTCGTTTACTCAAGTCTTTACAAGAATGTAGCATTACCTCACATCACATTGACAGTGGGTAATGGCGCCCTCAAGTGTTCAGAatgtaaaatgagaaatgtgatCCTGCATACCCCATTAAGCTGGTTGAGTGTTGAACAACTTTACATAGATATATAAAAAATGTGCAGTAAGCTTCTTTCACTAGACGCAATTCTAATATCCAGTTATTTAATATCCAGGGTATTTCCAGTCTCCAAATTAGAGgtcttcatttgcatttttgggATTTACCCGATTCATTCtcagaacaaaataatgaataacaAACAATTTAAGTGTCACAGACCTAATGTCCATACAAAACCCCTAAGACCACAGAAGGATCAAGCTGGTGAACCAAGGGGAAAGTGTGACAAAAGAATAAAGCTTAAAGCTATTTTGTATGAGCAAATTAGGGCAGGCAGAAGAGCAAGATGGGATATGAATCAGTTGGGAGAGCAAGAAATGAGGTGCTACTTAAGTCAACAAGCCGTTTAGTTCTGGGCATCTGTCCTTATTTGCCCTTCCAAACCAGATCAAAAGATGGGCGAGGTGAGGTaagggtgtgtgtttctgtgtgcgcGCGTGTATTAGTGTGTGTACTGGAGTTATTTACTCCCTGATGCTCATTTATGAATAATACATGTTGGATATTTCGGGCACCTCTGTCTTCTTTCCCTCTATCTCTCCCTTTCATGGGTTGAAATGAGTATCTGCCTGTAGGTGGCAGCATGGCACTGACTAATGGaatcatcaaaaataaaaatctaaatctgtATAAAGCTCAGCTTGAATGGTATGCATGTGTCGAATGTTTCTTAATAAGGCGACCTTTTGGAAGACAATGTTGTCTTTAAATATAGAACTACTTTGTCAAATGTTGTCATGTTGACAGGAAGAACATGGTGTTCTGAATTTTGATTAATCAAAATTTAAACACAAGTAAGGCCACTGTTAATGCCTGAAGACTTCCCTTGGCAAGGCCAGTTGTTGCCTTTTGGCTTACTGATTTATCTTAACCTTCAGCAACATACCTGCAAGATGTTTGTGCTAAATTATTCACACTGCCAAGATTAGATATTTTTCTTTGATGCATAAGAGAAATTTTCATATCATCTCCGCTGAGCTGCTGAAATCACCTGTTGTCCCATCTGATAAGCAGTGGCACAGCTCCAGACTGCGTCCCATTTTGCTGCCAATTTGTTTACAAAACCTACAAGCGAGCCAATGAACCAAATCATCTGTGTTTTAGGTTTACAACACTGGTTTCCTACAGATTAATTTTGTGGCTTGGCTGGGGTACGTCACCATCTTTTTCATTATGACCGTTCCATGACAAGGGGTATTGTTATTGACCCAAGGTGACTCATAGCCCCTGGTTTAGCAAAAGAGTGAGGGCTGAAACATGAGAGCTTGAGTGTAGGAGGGAGGCGAGTGCAGAAATGATGGTAAAGCTAACTCACACATGGGTTTGAGTTGTCCAATGAGCTCCTCCTTGCTCCACTTGGCCCactccttcctgtctgtgttgatGGAGCAGAGGACAGGACCGCACGGCTTCCCGCTATCGTCCACTGCTGGTACATTCAGGTAGTGCACCAGCACAATGTCTGGGTtctgcatgcacaaacacacagggaaatTCACACATATGGTGTTAGTTTAGTGTGGCctttattcattaattcattgTCATGTTCTTACCGGCATATGGGAGGGAGAGAATAAAACGATAGAGTGTATTtacagagggggaggaaggaggggaaatGGAGAAGGAAGGCGGGAGAGAACGTGGAGGTCAGTGAGGAGGTCGAACATAGCGTGTCAGATAAGATTCTCTCACCTGCCCATAAAAGATTTAACAACTCAAGCCCACTCATCACTCTCTCTGACCGTGCAGAGGCTGTGGAAAtgtctacatgtgtgtttgtgtgtgcgtgtgtgtaatacgtatacagagagaaacagagggagagggagagcgtCTCAGAGTAGTTCTCACTATACTGGCGgcagagggttagggttagcagACCTATGGAATTTCTACTACATGAATGATTCAACAGGTGCGTTCACATGCatccatgagtgtgtgtgtgtgtgtgtgtatatgagagagagagggagagagagagagagagagagagagcgagacagagaggggCTCTTCTTGATGAAAGATTCAGTAGACAGACTCAGGTGAGGGGGAGGACCTGCTGAGGTGGAACACTTTTCTCTCCAGAAGAGGACGGCACAGTGGGCTGCTACAGCACCACACTGTGCAATGCAACAGCACTCACAGACTGATTTATGATCATATTCGCTGATGTGTTGTGATATCTgcacaaagagcagaaaaaaacgGCACTTTACGGATAAAGCAAGTAGAATTTCCCCTCATAATTTCAGACTGCAGGAATCAGGCTACGGGcatgctgaaaaagaaaatatattggGTTAGAGCATATTCAATTTACGGCCGTTGGCTGGAATGTCCTTGTGAATTTCATGTGACAAATTATGCAGGAAATTCTGGCGAAGAATGCATAAATATGTATGCATTTccatattttaaatgaacatCGCTGGATATTCAATATTTCCTTTGAAATggacagaaagatgaagagaggagcagtGTAAATGTATGCCGCCATGTTTAAGATTAGTCATGTAAAGGCTCGCCTAAAGAAGGTGATGTCCTGGTGACGATCTCTTGCGTGTCCAATAGACAGAGAGATGTCTatgcgtgtgcgtgtgagtgtaACTGCTGCTCTATCCTGTCTGTCACGCAAGCAGTAGGGTGAGTCCAACATCTCtatgaaaaacaacatgctTTTACACACAGGGGACACCTGTGCACGCGTGTGTTGGTGTGAGCATgtagtgtgtgttgtttgtagCTCCAGGGTGTTTTCTTGGAGAGGACCACATGGAGAGTAGTGC encodes the following:
- the LOC124056639 gene encoding calmodulin-binding transcription activator 1-like isoform X2, encoding MAAENKPEGLKKIRNPERMVRIAVGYTGHAPPKSDDTDANNEPGQLKIYLPKKLLECLPKCSSLPKERHRWNTNEEIAAYLITFEKHDEWLTTSPKTRPQNGSMILYNRKKVKYRKDGYCWKKRKDGKTTREDHMKLKVQGVECLYGCYVHSSIIPTFHRRCYWLLQNPDIVLVHYLNVPAVDDSGKPCGPVLCSINTDRKEWAKWSKEELIGQLKPMCAGSSLHQKCSSVKQRIISSKQESGAAAGGGAAVGTGVAAGQRAEEVDGTEVQNSDVSEGQTEPSPGGGRSRAGAGERRNGRITKPSLLPQSSMEVSSSTSTNQVEVPDTTQSSPLSITSDMADSPALTIGAGLSQSTAVFMSEVTTLTGDSVYSAGHTHLLTSAHESTTAGILLAVAPENQRFASFPGGVGLGEGGELVLSSTLDSGGGVSLPETTMTFDPDCFLNNPKQGQTYGGGGGKTEGCNGDDGGLHCSSNGFVYNPALVNNIKTETTPLEQPLAAQSSYVGEGTGLSPSTTLEQMDFSAVMSSACVPSLTQPAHHPSPSLFLQASPQTSQPSQLQTNGAEAAQESGEAQAYIGLATVSTDSPVTNGDPHTHLHQASPEHQGLCGRNGQGAAVGSFPLTPQDTAVDQSGSRRHREVAGLDKASENGGELLLKPGDPHEAYTSVDAERYLQPTDDNEGGEEGGGGGAAAAAAGAGGGGGGGGGGENEILCNGVSLSGASSSVVASPQSIAAGASIEGALYSSPLPQQGGGVSATTAGAGAAISLEGFEASFGSQFSDLINDFISVEGSGGGVGSAVTGVLMPQEGAAGEEQGAGPGHLPGSEVEQGALGLLQETGRLFGVTDYSPEWSYPEGGVKVLITGPWLESSSEYSCLFDHISVPAALIQPGVLRCYCPAHDTGLVMLQVAMGGEVISSSVVFEYKARDLPALPSSQHDWLSLDDTQFRMSILERLEQMEQRMAEITNQNSSSETMATKGGGVEGGGTSDQQSQISPDQGSFEGRVVVVCEKMMSQPCWASSNQLVHSKNSRGMTLLHLAAAQGYAGLIQTLIRWRTKHADSIDLELEVDPLNVDHFSCTPLMWACALGHTEAALVLYQWDPRALAIPDSLGRLPLNIARSRGHTRLAELLEQLQQSPQAHGQPADTWMDRWRGESQTSGISNNPSSNPNSELRRARAESQTDNQNQSWSQAGHRAQQGTQGEQGGPPPAKRLKPNPDTQQQLANSPSGTNTLNSLLNLSPGPNPQNHPPNTLQTQPSNLSCQSTPPASSSPNWPQLPSAVFSHLQARIGRSGGGTRWSLRQTVGQRSLARRILGKERLAMHLRQRVLSDRGEETELLTYQDSTEDLQMDITMLADHIMEVSTGRLKQEAVDAETDSGRVGISSDVRLLSGYLGEVERFLNSKPQTPSPKPNALSGPEDPQNPQAKQALSSPFDWSSFLCAAMKEERLKTDSSCLAMTEAEQRELYETIRHALHSLRKHKGPIQEQRKEIAAVIQRCYKRYKQYALYKRMTLAAILIQSRFRSFHEQRKFQQSRRAAVLIQQYYRSYRHSLSLLTKKQNQAARKILRFLLRCRHRAREQRKARGPESPTSGPTHSPLSL
- the LOC124056639 gene encoding calmodulin-binding transcription activator 1-like isoform X4, whose translation is MAAENKPEGLKKIRNPERMVRIAVGYTGHAPPKSDDTDANNEPGQLKIYLPKKLLECLPKCSSLPKERHRWNTNEEIAAYLITFEKHDEWLTTSPKTRPQNGSMILYNRKKVKYRKDGYCWKKRKDGKTTREDHMKLKVQGVECLYGCYVHSSIIPTFHRRCYWLLQNPDIVLVHYLNVPAVDDSGKPCGPVLCSINTDRKEWAKWSKEELIGQLKPMCAGSSLHQKCSSVKQRIISSKQESGAAAGGGAAVGTGVAAGQRAEEVDGTEVQNSDVSEGQTEPSPGGGRSRAGAGERRNGRITKPSLLPQSSMEVSSSTSTNQVEVPDTTQSSPLSITSDMADSPALTIGAGLSQSTAVFMSEVTTLTGDSVYSAGHTHLLTSAHESTTAGILLAVAPENQRFASFPGGVGLGEGGELVLSSTLDSGGGVSLPETTMTFDPDCFLNNPKQGQTYGGGGGKTEGCNGDDGGLHCSSNGFVYNPALVNNIKTETTPLEQPLAAQSSYVGEGTGLSPSTTLEQMDFSAVMSSACVPSLTQPAHHPSPSLFLQASPQTSQPSQLQTNGAEAAQESGEAQAYIGLATVSTDSPVTNGDPHTHLHQASPEHQGLCGRNGQGAAVGSFPLTPQDTAVDQSGSRRHREVAGLDKASENGGELLLKPGDPHEAYTSVDAERYLQPTDDNEGGEEGGGGGAAAAAAGAGGGGGGGGGGENEILCNGVSLSGASSSVVASPQSIAAGASIEGALYSSPLPQQGGGVSATTAGAGAAISLEGFEASFGSQFSDLINDFISVEGSGGGVGSAVTGVLMPQEGAAGEEQGAGPGHLPGSEVEQGALGLLQETGRLFGVTDYSPEWSYPEGGVKVLITGPWLESSSEYSCLFDHISVPAALIQPGVLRCYCPAHDTGLVMLQVAMGGEVISSSVVFEYKARDLPALPSSQHDWLSLDDTQFRMSILERLEQMEQRMAEITNQNSSSETMATKGGGVEGGGTSDQQSQISPDQGSFEGRVVVVCEKMMSQPCWASSNQLVHSKNSRGMTLLHLAAAQGYAGLIQTLIRWRTKHADSIDLELEVDPLNVDHFSCTPLMWACALGHTEAALVLYQWDPRALAIPDSLGRLPLNIARSRGHTRLAELLEQLQQSPQAHGQPADTWMDRWRGESQTSGISNNPSSNPNSELRRARAESQTDNQNQSWSQAGHRAQQGTQGEQGGPPPAKRLKPNPDTQQQLANSPSGTNTLNSLLNLSPGPNPQNHPPNTLQTQPSNLSCQSTPPASSSPNWPQLPSAVFSHLQARIGRSGGGTRWSLRQTVGQRSLARRILGKERLAMHLRQRVLSDRGEETELLTYQDSTEDLQMDITMLADHIMEVSTGRLKQEAVDAETDSGRVGISSDVRLLSGYLGEVERFLNSKPQTPSPKPNALSGPEDPQNPQAKQALSSPFDWSSFLCAAMKEERLKTDSSCLAMTEAEQRELYETIRHALHSLRKHKGPIQEQRKEIAAVIQRCYKRYKQYALYKRMTLAAILIQSRFRSFHEQRKFQQSRRAAVLIQQYYRSYRHSLSLLTKKQNQAARKILRFLLRCRHSPLMDHRPLKRGQRAEKGQGS